DNA sequence from the Rhizoctonia solani chromosome 10, complete sequence genome:
AAGATTGGATCCCGCCGGAGTATCACCTGGAGTTTCCGCAATGTTTAGACGAACTCTGTTATCTGCGTCGCTCCTTCTTGCCAGTTTCATTGCGCCTGCATTTGCCGGGTTCGGTGTCAAGGAGTCGGGCAACTCATTTGTAGTTGATACCGATGGTGGGCTGGTATTCACAGGTCGGCGATTTAGTTTTTATAATTACTAATATCTCACAATTACACCCATATGTACATGTAGTCAACAAACAAAGTGGAGATATTACCTCCATGCTCTACAATGGCATTCAGGCGCAAGATCAAACTAAGTTTAGTCATATTGTGAGTCATGGAGTCAAGTTGAGCGATAACATGGCTCACCACAAATACTGCCTATCAGGGATCGGGCCTTGGGAATGCACCATGTTCATGGACCAAGATTGGCAATTACATCAAGATTACTTGCACCACCAGTACTCTGACCCAGTAAGTCGTAATCGTATCGTTTGACGCATATTGATTAAATACGCCATATAGATACTATGTTGCTCAGTATAAAAACCCAGCCATCCACATGGCTACCTAGTAAGTTTATAGTAGTGCCAGTGCTACTAGTACCAGATAGAGTACTAATATCCATCAGTATCACCGCCGAGCCTTCGGTTGGAGAGCTCCGATTCATTGCTCGTCTCAACAGAGCAAGTATCCCTAATGGATATGGAGCGGCGAATATTGCTGGAAGTTCGGGTGCTATTGAAGGAAGTGATGTTTTCACAGTGAGCGGTCAAACCCGCTCCAAATGTAAGTCGCATTGTTTACATTTTATGGTAAATCAGGGCTGAAACACATCCAAGTCTATTCTTCGAAACAGTTCATCGATGATCAAGTACATGGGGTGCGTTGCTTACCAAGTATTGTATGCGTTGCCTTGGCTGACCCTCTTGGTTAGGTCACTGGACCAGGGATCGGCGCCTACATGATTATTCCAGGCACCGGCTATGAATCTTCCTCGGGTGGTCCATTCTTCCGAGAGTGAGTGCATTCTATTCAACACTTTTGTTGGTTAGTCCGCTAAATTATCAGCATATTAATAGCATCAATAACCAAGGTGGTGAGTACTATGGCTTCGCGCATACAGAGCTAGGCCACCCATACTGATTCACCCTCCCCAGGAAGCATCCAAGAACTGTACTATTACATGAACTCCGGGCACACACAAACCGAAGCATACCGTATGGGCTTGCACGGTCCGTACCTACTTCAGTTTACCACTGGAAGTACTCCTTCAGCAAATATCAGTGAGTCACTTTATATATTGTAACATTTTCAGACTATAGATATCCCGTACTTGCAGATTTGGCATTCTGGGACGGCCTCGGAATCAAAGGCTACGTGCCTGTATCTGGTCGCGGATATGCCAAGGGCAAGGCTAGTGGTGTACCTTCTAACTTTGCTAGCTTGGTGGTTGTGGCTTGGAGTAACTCTGCTGCCCAGTATTGGTAAGCTCGTTCACATGTAAATATAGTGAAACCAGCGCCATTCTAACATGATTATAGGGCCCGTGCGGATGCAGCACTGGCAACTATTACTCGCCAGCAATGAAACCAGGAACATATACCATGACAAGTAAGCTTTGAGTAAAACGCTTTGGGGAAGATGCCTAACTAGACCTCATGGTGAAAGTGTACAAGAGCGAGCTTGTTGTGGCTACTACCATGGTTAACATCGGGGCCGGTCAAACAATAACGGCCAACATAAAGTCCACAGAGGCAACCCCGGCTGTGATATGGCAACTTGGGGAATTTGATGGAACGCCTCGTGGTTTCTTAAACGCAGAGTTGGTGTATTCAGActacatgcgcatatatcaaACATCTAACATGTCAATTTCCAGCATGATTGAGACCATGCAGTAAGTCTAGATTTTCTTTGTAAAGCTGAAAGTCGTACTCGGAATTGACTATCCTGAAGCCCTTCAGACAAACGGTACGCAAAACAATGTATTTACACGCGTTTGGTGAAGCTAATGGGTTAACCAGTATGCACGAATGGCCTCGTACTATTACCATCGGCCAACAAGGCGAGGGCTACTTCCCAATGGCTATCTTCAAGGCTATCGCTCCCGCTGTCATCCGCTTTTCAGTAGACAGCTCGCAAACCGGAGCTCGCACCCTCCAAATCGGTATCACTCTGGCATTCGCTGGTATGTACCTTTACATTATATGGAATAAACGTATCGAAACTCAATCTGAATGATACACTAGGTGGTCGTCCCCAAGTCACAATCAATAATTGGACCGGACCCACGTACAGCCCGCCTGACCAGCCTAATAGCCGTGGTGTGACTCGGGGTAAGCTTCTTTCATTAGTGTTTATTCGCCTGCTTGACATTATTCAATTTCAGGTACTTGGCGTGGAAATGTAAGTAGAAGAAGCCAGGTCCATCCAAGCACACTAACATCGCCCTCTAGAATATCATGTACACTATCAACATCCGTATGTTATACCAGTTTGTACCCGGATGCTTGCTAATAACGTTTCATTTAGCTGCGGGAGTACTTGTGTCCACCGGCAGGAATGTTCTGACAATCACCGTAATCTCCGGTTCTTCCGGAGACGCGTACTTGTACGTAACTCGGCGTTGATCATGTACTCTTCTCTAACCACCTTTTCAGATCGCCCAACATTGTCGTCGATGCCATCCGCCTCTATTAAAGGTAGCATTACGTCACATTTTCTGTCATTAGGATGTATTAGCACCTGTTCAATTCAATTCCCATACACGCGTCTCAGCGGCAAGGGTCCTAGAGATCACATGATCGCGTGACCACAATAGACTCTGTAAATGTATTAACGCAACCATGATCATCGACTACGAGCAAGATCTCTTACTCACCTATGCACCTCAAAATACCTTAATTCCCTAACAAGCATTACTTTTGCGCCAAGATTATTCGCTTCGCCACAGGTTGGGCGGGTGCCGAAAATTAGGACCCTCAAACACGTGTCTGAGTTGTCGTTTCCGAGGAAAACCTGGGGAACCCAAGTTACACGTCGTCATTTCAAGTTCCGGTTTGGACTCGCCCACAATGTCCAGCATCAGCAGGTCATACAGCAAACGAAGCTCTTCCTCTATCGGAGAGAAAGTTTCGAAACATTTGACATTTCTTGCTGCTGAGTATCAAGGGAGAAAAGTCACCATTAGACGTAATCCGGAATATCAGGTTCGCCACGGTTCATCAACCCTTTTTTCTTGTTGTTCTTTTACTCAACCGGCTTTGAAAAAAATTTAGGAAACAATAGCATCTGTACGGAGGGCGTTCAACTCACTGAGTCGTACTCCTGCGAGTCAGATATTGCTCTTTGCGCGTTTCGAAGAGTTCGGAGACGATTTGCAAGTCACCGAGGAGCTATGGTCGGACCTACTTCCCAGACTCATGTTGGTGACTGTTATTCTCGATGACTTTTCTCCGTCCCCGCCTCCGCCGCCACCGCTCGTCGGCGACACAAGTTCCGGGAGCCATACAGAAGCGTATGGAACATTGCAAAGTGAGTTAAATGTGCTAATATATCACTGGTAGCGACTAAACTATCGTAGTCTTTGCCAAAACATTTACTGGCAAGACTATTCGACTCTTGGTACATCCTGAGGACACAATAGAGAATGTCAAACAGAAGATTCAGGACAAAGAAGGCATACTATCAAAACAACAACGTCTCATATTTGGTGGTCAACGACTGTCCGACACCATGACCGTTACCGAATGCAAGATTGGGTCGGGCGATATCATGGACCTGGTAGTCTCAATGCGAGAGAAGTCGTTGTCACGCCGTACAAGTACTGGTGATTAATAATCGGACAAAGTTCTCGATGAGACATTGGTTAGTGGTATAGCCAACCAGACTTATGAAGGGAGAGAAAACCTAGAAGAATTTTGGAGACGGAGAGCGCATGATTCGTTGCGTACTTTAGAGTAGCCAATAATTAATTATATAATACAATTATGGACATGTATTTTATGTAACAACGATGTGTTGAGGACATGGAATGATCTAAAGTGGACGCGAAGCACTGGTTATGGAGGACTTCTTGGAGACTACAATACAATAGAGTGCCGTTTTCGACTCGAAAAAGATAAACCACCTCAGAGCCACCTGAAAGCACGTGGCATTTTCGGTTTTGATTTCAGCCACATCTATTGTTCAAGTCGCATCCCTCGTAAAATATAAGGAATGGCAGACAGACTCAGAGCTCGATGAAATAATTCTGCTGTTAGTCAAAGGTCCACATCCGGGCCTCCAATTTTTCTAGTGGCGGAATACAACGGTCGGAAGGTCACTGTCCCACGGAATCCGGACTACCAGGTAAGGTACCTTGACGAGTCCAACTCGCATTCGGAATATAGTGTTAACAAATTACTTTTCATTCTCAATTAAGGAGACTATCGCATCAATCAAGAATAGTTTCCGTAGGCTCGCAGCGGTGCATGACTATCAACTCTTTATCTTTGCCTTCCTTGAAGAAGTGAAAGGTGACGTTCAAATCACTGAAAGCGTGTGGGAAAACCTCGTAGCAAGTCTCATGGAAATCCGAATTCAGCTCGACGATGAGCCAGATGTCTCATTAGTTCAGCCAGAACCCATGATAAATCAGTCCAGCGTTCGCCTCAATCATGCACCAGCGCCAACTTCCAATCCACTCCAGAATCGGATCTCACATAGAAAATTAACTGGGAGCTTCCAGATTTTCGGCAAGTTCTAATCTTCTGCGTTTAAAAATCATTTCATATTGCTGACCTTGCAATGCATGTATAGTCGTAACGCTGACAGGCAAAACCATCGCGGTCGGGGTTGATTCGAGCGACACCATAGCCAGCCTGAAAAGCAAGATCCAGGATCGAGAGGGCATCCCAACTAACCACCAACGTCTCATTatggctggaaggcaacTGGAGGATAAAGCTACGTTAATGGATTATAACATTCAGCACGAGTCAATCGTTCACTTGGTATGCCGACTGGTTGGGGGCAAACCGATCATCTACATCTTCCCTGCAAGCACAGTGAAAGATGTTCGCGTTCATCTTTCGTTAACTCGATCATGGAGCTTCTCTGAATCTATCCCCCAGCGGAAGTCAGCACTCTGACAGGTGGCCAAACAATCGATTGGACCGTTGATGCCAAGCCAGACGGGACTTTATTTGACAAGGTAGCAAACCGCGAGGTCGCATATTTGTTCTGGGAGGCACAGTGAGCAAGTGTTCAAGTCGACTATTAAGCGTAACACTAACCCAGTGTCCAAACAGCACCAGCCCTAGACTCCCTTCACCCCCTGTCACTCGACCTGGTACTCCGGTTGAGATATCAGCGCTCACCTTCGATCCATCGAGCCCCGTTTTACTGTCTAGCCAATCTGCTCTTCTGCCTTTTGACAAAATCACGGGCTACATTGACGATGTGCTGTTGGCGCCCGGATTTCATCTTGAAGCAAGAACCTCATTCATTACGTCGGTAACCTTGTTTCCGTCACCTGATTTGAAAGTTAACTCATTCCTGCATAGATACTGGCTTCCAAGTCTCTCAAGGCATGCATACGTCTCGCTGAGGTTCCTACCTCAGGAAGAATACGAAAAGGCAGCTCCGTTGAATATAACGCCAGCTCCTGAAGTCATAACGCGAGtgtttatgctatttagagGCGTTGAAGAAAGTCAAGTTGAGTTCTGGTCGGATGCTGCAGGAATGGCATGCCAGGATGTTACTGTTTGGAGGGATGTGGTAGGGGTTGATATTGAGAAGACGCTGAACAGATCTTTATATCGTGTTTTGGAATGGGGTGGTATGGAAGTGAAATAACGGGCAATAACCCATAGGTGATTGAACTTTACATTGTCTGTTAGATTGATTGCAGTACACAAATTGATATGATATTGAATACCAATAAACAATGCAATTTTCCTTGGGCCGTTCATGGAGTAGTATGTAATGGCGAGAGGCTGGTTTGGAAGGATTCTGGAAACGGTTTAATAAAGCCCAACAACCAACAACCTGCGGGTATTTGGGGAATCTCCCGCATAAATGTCACTGATCGAGAGCTAGGAGATGTTCGCTATTTTTCAAGTTTTGTCCATGTTCGGGAGGATTTCTGATGGTTACGGCCATTGGGTCTACGCGGGTCGACAGCCAGACAAGTGGTGGGTGAAAACAGTGAAAATTAGTAACATCCCGTCATGTTTGGCTATGCTATCGCCCTATGAGTGGGTATAATTTCTTTGAAATAGAATAATTACCAGTGTACTAGCGAGATAATCGGTTAAGTGAAAGGGAATATGTATGTTTGAATCGAGCTTTAGTTTGCGCATATAGTGTGGATGCATATGGTCGTAAACATAAATCAACGTAAGGCAGTTTTAAATTTTACTCGCGTATTTATCGACTAATACCACCGCTCGAGCGAAAATGAGGTGGGTACATATCAGATTTTTGCAGGAGGACGAGGTCGATTTCTCAGCCTCGTGACCGAACCATTTTTAAGTATCTTTGTGGACCTTAACCAAAAAAATAAACTGAATTTAAACTTCGGGTGAGGTAACAAAGTCTGGCGCCTGAACTAGTCATTTTAACGGTAAGTAATTCATCGGAGCGCTCAGGAAAACTCCACCGGCCTTCCATGGGCCCTCTTTGGAGATTTGGCTTGCTTCGAGTTCCTAATGAAGTAAAGCTATGTTCAAAGTACTCAAAAAAACGTACTAGCACGTGCATTCCAATTAAATTACCCCTAATTTTGTGCTTACGCTTTACGTTAACAAAAATCAAGCGGATTGGAGTCTTTTACTTCATTCCAGAAACTCATTCACAAACTACCAGGACGATGTCGAGTCAGATGTCCTTCTCGAGCACTAATTCTACAAGTGTTGGCACTCAAAGTAGTAGAGAACCACTACCTTTCTTAGTGGCACAGTATGAAGGCCAGAAGTTCACGGTTCTCCGAAGCATCAGTTACCAGGTACGATATTTAGAGGATACCAAACCCTCGAACCGTCTTTCGACCTAACTCTCGTTCGTTAATCAGAGTACAATCGCATCAGTAAAAAGGAACATCGCCAGCCTCCAAGAGACACTAGACGATCATATCTTCATACTCGCAATACTTCCAGGAGTATGCGACTATGTTCGAATCACAAAAGATGTCTGGGCGAGCCTCTGTGATAAGCTGATGGTTGTTCGAGTAGAACAGGATACATATGATTGGTCTAAGTCCTCGAAGCGCGAATGTTCCCCCGAAATACGTACCGACAAAAAACGCGCCAAATACAACCGGCCGTCCAGCGATCAAGGGCTCCCAGTCGGTGAAAATGCCGTAGCCGAAAGTTCACAGGTATTAGCTAGGGCAATGCGGGATTGCCGCGAGAGCCACGGCGGACAATTCAGTAATATTGAGCATGGGAGCCCATGGGGGTAGGCTATTTCAAGCGAAATGAATTCAATTAATGCTAACTATCGTATTATGAAGGGGTGGCAAAAATATTGGCCAAATGAAGTTCAACaaaagaagaacaaaacgAGGCCCGAACTTGAAACCCTCAACCTGGAGTTATTCCAATGATGGCCTCGATCGGTTCTCACCAAATCATCGAGCAGAAGGAGACATCCATCTATCCCCTAAACACTCCGACAGTGACTCGTTTGACCATTGGGTCTGTCGCATAGTCAGGGGAAGAAAGTCATGGTACAGAGTTCTGGGAAAAGAGCCGCATCCCAGCCTGAGAAACTACGTTTTAAGGGAAGGAACAGTAAGGTTACCGCCAAAATGGGTGCTTCCTGGGACTTTGCGTTGCGCAGAGTATAGGCTCAACCGAGATCTCGATCTATATTAGTGAGGCTGGGTGAATAATTCTGGGCATTGGCTGTGTATATTCGTAGGTCTGTGGAATCGTGCTGGTCACCCCCCTTGTTGCGCTCTGCTGCAATATCTCCTGAATGCACAAACTCTTGTATATATCGATTCAACCGCGTAATCATACTATGGACATAGTATCTCAAGGCCCCGAACAGACGCCGTTGAAAGACGACTACATTCAGCACGACTTACGCTAAAGACAAATATCGAgcgtgtgatgagtaaatGTATTATCCTTTCATTTCTCTCAATTACGTTTTGCACATTGAATTCAATAGAGTGCCAATTAGATAATAATTTGATTGTTTCACAATCTACTTTGCTGTCATATTCGTGCATATAGTATCGTAGTGTCAAGCATAATGTGCCGACGACAAGAGAAAATTCTAGTGAGCGAGCGTCGCCAAGCATCAAGATTCATCGATACACCTCTCTGGAGATATTCGGATTGAAGACCTTAAGTTCCCGGAACCTTGGTGGCAAATCGCCCTCCTAGACATTTTGGGTAAGCTCGTAATGTGGTTGAGCTCCAACGAGGCTTTTTGGAAGCTTCTTGCTACGTATACAATTAGTGCGCTATGTCGTCATGAGTATAGTCTCCTCTGCAATAGGACTGAataaccccccccccccgcgCTTCCTTCTTTTCACGCAATCTTACTCTCTTTCTCACGACTCGCCAACGATATGTTGTCCCAGCAAACGTCCCGGCATAATAAATCTAAGAGTACCACTACCCGACTCGAAGAGCCCCTACCAAATTGTTTTTTAATTGCAGAATACGGAAGCCAAAAACTGGTTATTCCGCGAATTAGGGATTATCAGGTATGATGATTGCGTGCCTCTGAGCTCAGAGTCCCCATTCGGCCAGTTAACCGTGCGCTCGTCAGGATACAATTGCATCCTTAAAGCGGAACATCAGTGGCCTGAAAGTGATACCGAATGACCAGATATTTATCAGTGCTTTTATCGAAGAAGTAGACGATCATGTTAGAATCACTGAAGATGTCTGGACGAGTCTCTGTCCCAACCTAGTTGCCATTCGAGTTGGGCAGAATACATGCGATAGGTCCAGATCACTGGGACGCGAGAGTTCTCCTGATGCATGGGCCGACAAAATATACCTCGAATCGACTCGGCCTCGAAGTCAACAAGCACTCGAAAACGCTATGCAAAGTAATTCACAAGTTTTGGGAGCAAAGGCCGTGGGTTCGTATGGTATTGCTTACGAGGATTCCGATTCGGATCTGGATGACCCAGAAATAAGCCCATGGGGGTAAGTGGGTCCAAGCGAACCATGGCCTTATAACACAGCACTCATCATCTTTGTACAATGACTACATAGCGGTAGGGAAAAAGGGCCGATGAAATACGGTTATCGGCCCACGATGAAAGTCCCGCCCCCTAAACCTCTGACTTGGAGTTACTTCAAAGATGGGATTGATCGAAATTCACCAGATCATCGGGACGTGGGAGATGTACATGTGTCTAGATCTCCCAGCGGTTCAGAAGGTTGCCCATTTAGTCATTGGGTCTGCCTCATACGCAAAGGGGAGAAGCAATGGGTAAAGGCGGCTCAGGGATATGCTCATCCTACCCAGAAGGATTACGTTCTACGATGTGGGACAGTGTGTACCCCGCCTCGATGGGTCCTCCCCAAGTCATTGGATTGCGCGAACTATCGCAAACAAGTCCAGCGCAATTCATATTAACGATGAGTGGAAATTCCTGGACCGTTCTGCCATGTTTCGGTCGTGTGGCTTTTGCGTGGCCAATTGACTCATTGGAAGAGAATTGTGAACGTCATCGATCGTTCGATCACATAACATGTTGACAAGTTTACAAATATATGAAACCCGATATCAAGGGGAAATTATTACTAAATACGTTCTAAAAAAACGCGATATATAAACGGTATCCAAGTACTAGGCACCTTCAGTTGGTGAAGGATCATTCGAATCTTCCGCTGAGTCGAGTAAGCTAAGTGGCAGAGTGAGAAGGAACAAACCATGCGCGAGAGAAGTAGCGTACCTATATTGCTTGCTTAACACACATTCACCGCCATTTTCCAAGTCGATGGCATATGAGTAGAAGAAGCCTTCGGATGAGACAACCATCACATTTGGCAGGGTGCTATAAAGACAACCAAAACACGATATGGGTCGTCAATACTGGTGTCATGAAACATAGGTCGAAAGGAGCGCACCTGCTAATAGCGACAATACATCTTGTGCCCGAAGTAGGGAGCTTGAGTGATGCAAAGTCCCGTGATGGCTCCCACATATCAGATAAACCACCCGGAAGGTATCCACCCATAGTTCCAGCAATACCCCGAGTAAGTCCAAGAGATTTGCGTCGCAACGAGGAACTGCAGCCAGATTAATTTCAATTGATCCAGGAAAAGACACCAACACGCACCCCATTCCATTCTTCTTCTTTCCATCCATGTACGCTTCATACCCACCTTCCATTCCAGCCCCACCCTTGCCCGTCTCCTGGCTATCAATACTACCGCCCGGGCTACTCGGTCCACTATTCCCTCGTTTCTTCTCTCCCTCGGGGTTGCCTCCTTTGAGTTTGAAGATATGTACCGTATCGGTAGCCGAGCTTACGGCAAGAAGGGTGCTAACAGCATTGAATGTAATACAATGTATCTTCGCCCCCCTTACTCCTCTCCTGAACTCGTACAGTCTTTCAGCAGCAGGAACACTGAATACCCGAATGACTGTTCCTTTTTCCGAGGCGGTAGCAAGGAGCGTACCGGTACTGTTCAGAGAAATGTGCGCGAGGGGAGCCTTGTGCGCGCGCACAATATTGGTCACAGCCAGCAAGCGCGTATCAAAGATAAGTACATCGCCAGAAGAGGATGCTGTGTTTGCACTCGACGAAGCCGGcgcagaagaagaagcagtaGGAGAAGGGGTGGGGGCAGGATAGGCAAGATACGAGGGGTCTGATGAGGGGCTCAGTGCACAAATTGCTAGAGGGGATCACGGTTAACAATGACCGTCAAAGAGAAGAAACTGCTATACACACCGTTTGGATTGGGTGATGTTTCAATAACGTGCATGAGCCTCATCGTGCTTATGTCgtaaatatatatttcaACTTCGAGCACGACAACAAGAGTCTTTCGGTTGAGCTTTACAGCCAAGATGGATGAGGGGAATAGTAGTTCGCAAATCATCGATTGTCGCTACAGGGAGAGATTAGACAGATTAATCCCACGTTGTTTTTTCGGCCCACCTTGGTGTTCACTATCTGCAATTTCCGGGGGCTCGACGATGGCTGATCCGCAGCGCCGACCAAAGCTATCAACGACGTGCAAAACAACATCTCCACGATACCCCGAGCACCATCACCTAACAAACACGCCTTGATAAGGCTAAGATACCTAATAAAACACGACGGCTCACTTTTGGTATACACCCTTCCAAATGGGTCGCAGTTCGTAATACTGTATCCCTTCTTGGTCCCGACTGAGATACATCTACTTGTATTTGAACGACGAGTCCTATTTTTATACCTGCTTCATACTTACGAGAAGTCTTGGTTAAAGTTGGCAAATAACATGTTTGAGTTAGTTTTCTCCGCCATAGCGGCGAGTCGTAATTGGTGTCGTGGCTGGGTGCAAGTTGGGCAGTGAGTCGTACAGCGCTTACCTGGTGGCAGTACATTCCGTATCTTATCTTGTAACATGCTTATCGGGAAGGGTCCGATTTTGGAATAGGGAGTTCATGGATCCATCGTGGCTTACTTCTGGAAAAACCATCCCGAAGATCGTTTTGAGGCCCAAAATAAGTATCATAAGCTATTTTTTAGTGTTGCATCTACCTTCGGCAATAAGCTTTGTGCTTTCCCAAGGTTGTGAAGCTGAGATACAGGTATattgcacagccacaaggATAGGACGCTCCATTACTACATAACCACCCAGTCAAGCTATATATCAGTCATTCTGGAGCTCTTCTTGGCAGAAACTTGTACCATGGCATCAAGCCTAACCTTGGCGTCATGTTGGCCAGTTGCTTTGGACCGAACTGTGCACCCGCAAGCATGGGCTCCTCCGACTGGCCGTGAGTATATGGACGCACTCACTTTCATATAAGGTTTGATTAAAGTTGTATTAATAGGCACTCATGGAGGTTGCACGCATAAAGCACAGgatcagtcacgtgactaacTAGAAAGGTCTCTTTTTTTGAGGAGAGCTCGCCGTCGTGAGCGAGCCTAAGCTGAAGCTGCACTTGATAACAGAGGGTGAACATGTGTATATTTTGCCTGGCGTTCTGCGGAAGCTTATTTGCGTGGGTATTTCAAGTACTTGCGAGAATGGCCTTCGAAATTTCTAGAAAGCAACGGGCGTTTACGGTCCCACCGCATATAGTCCAAAAATCACAAGCGATGATGCAAGTGACAGTCAGTGTTGATTAGAACATAACCATTGGTGGCGTCACTTCAGTGATCTTTCTAGAAACCTTGAGGGGTATAAATAAGGTTGTCTGTAGGCCTCAAGTTCTGCAACAAATCCACCTGAAGTCTATTTCAGCTTTACTCGAACTCTACTCTTCACAGTACTATGTCTTTTTCTCGCAGCTTTCTCAGCGACTTCCACCCTCTCTTCCGCCTTGTCGAAGACCCTCAGTCTTCCTACGGCTCTCCTTCCCAGAGGTCGTCTCTTCAGCAGCGTCAGGCTGTAGTTGACGTCTCAGATGAGGAAAAAGAGTACGTTGTGAGAGCTGAGCTCCCTGGGGTCCAGAAGAAAGACGTGGACGTCCATATTGGCAATGATGGCCGTTCTCTGACCATTGAAGGCCATGTTCATCATACTCATAAGCCCACACAAGGTAAATTCCACTCACTATGCTCACTATGTAACTGTATAACTAACTCTTATTCGGTAGATACCTCTTCTACTACCCAAAAGGCCGAGGCTAATGAGCAGTCTAAGGATTCTGAGCAACCAGCCGAGACATATGATTACCGTTCAACCTTCTCTCGAACTGTCTGGTTCCCTCATGCAGT
Encoded proteins:
- a CDS encoding autophagy-related protein 18, which encodes MAEKTNSNMLFANFNQDFSCISVGTKKGYSITNCDPFGRVYTKSDGARGIVEMLFCTSLIALVGAADQPSSSPRKLQIVNTKRQSMICELLFPSSILAVKLNRKTLVVVLEVEIYIYDISTMRLMHVIETSPNPNAICALSPSSDPSYLAYPAPTPSPTASSSAPASSSANTASSSGDVLIFDTRLLAVTNIVRAHKAPLAHISLNSTGTLLATASEKGTVIRVFSVPAAERLYEFRRGVRGAKIHCITFNAVSTLLAVSSATDTVHIFKLKGGNPEGEKKRGNSGPSSPGGSIDSQETGKGGAGMEGGYEAYMDGKKKNGMGSSLRRKSLGLTRGIAGTMGGYLPGGLSDMWEPSRDFASLKLPTSGTRCIVAISSTLPNVMVVSSEGFFYSYAIDLENGGECVLSKQYSLLDSAEDSNDPSPTEGA
- a CDS encoding ubiquitin family protein, with amino-acid sequence MSSISRSYSKRSSSSIGEKVSKHLTFLAAEYQGRKVTIRRNPEYQETIASVRRAFNSLSRTPASQILLFARFEEFGDDLQVTEELWSDLLPRLMLVTVILDDFSPSPPPPPPLVGDTSSGSHTEAYGTLQIFAKTFTGKTIRLLVHPEDTIENVKQKIQDKEGILSKQQRLIFGGQRLSDTMTVTECKIGSGDIMDLVVSMREKSLSRRTSTVVTLTGKTIAVGVDSSDTIASLKSKIQDREGIPTNHQRLIMAGRQLEDKATLMDYNIQHESIVHLVCRLVGGKPIIYIFPASTVKDVRVHLSTLTGGQTIDWTVDAKPDGTLFDKVANREVAYLFWEAHTSPRLPSPPVTRPGTPVEISALTFDPSSPVLLSSQSALLPFDKITGYIDDVLLAPGFHLEARTSFITYWLPSLSRHAYVSLRFLPQEEYEKAAPLNITPAPEVITRVFMLFRGVEESQVEFWSDAAGMACQDVTVWRDVVGVDIEKTLNRSLYRVLEWGGMEVK
- a CDS encoding ubiquitin family protein, whose amino-acid sequence is MSSQMSFSSTNSTSVGTQSSREPLPFLVAQYEGQKFTVLRSISYQSTIASVKRNIASLQETLDDHIFILAILPGVCDYVRITKDVWASLCDKLMVVRVEQDTYDWSKSSKRECSPEIRTDKKRAKYNRPSSDQGLPVGENAVAESSQVLARAMRDCRESHGGQFSNIEHGSPWGGGKNIGQMKFNKRRTKRGPNLKPSTWSYSNDGLDRFSPNHRAEGDIHLSPKHSDSDSFDHWDTIASLKRNISGLKVIPNDQIFISAFIEEVDDHVRITEDVWTSLCPNLVAIRVGQNTCDRSRSLGRESSPDAWADKIYLESTRPRSQQALENAMQSNSQVLGAKAVGSYGIAYEDSDSDLDDPEISPWGEKGPMKYGYRPTMKVPPPKPLTWSYFKDGIDRNSPDHRDVGDVHVSRSPSGSEGCPFSHWVCLIRKGEKQWVKAAQGYAHPTQKDYVLRCGTVCTPPRWVLPKSLDCANYRKQVQRNSY
- a CDS encoding rhamnogalacturonate lyase, which translates into the protein MFRRTLLSASLLLASFIAPAFAGFGVKESGNSFVVDTDGGLVFTVNKQSGDITSMLYNGIQAQDQTKFSHIGSGLGNAPCSWTKIGNYIKITCTTSTLTQYYVAQYKNPAIHMATYITAEPSVGELRFIARLNRASIPNGYGAANIAGSSGAIEGSDVFTVSGQTRSKFYSSKQFIDDQVHGVTGPGIGAYMIIPGTGYESSSGGPFFRDINNQGGSIQELYYYMNSGHTQTEAYRMGLHGPYLLQFTTGSTPSANINLAFWDGLGIKGYVPVSGRGYAKGKASGVPSNFASLVVVAWSNSAAQYCTGNYYSPAMKPGTYTMTMYKSELVVATTMVNIGAGQTITANIKSTEATPAVIWQLGEFDGTPRGFLNADMIETMHPSDKRMHEWPRTITIGQQGEGYFPMAIFKAIAPAVIRFSVDSSQTGARTLQIGITLAFAGGRPQVTINNWTGPTYSPPDQPNSRGVTRGTWRGNNIMYTINIPAGVLVSTGRNVLTITVISGSSGDAYLSPNIVVDAIRLY